Proteins encoded within one genomic window of Candidatus Syntrophoarchaeum caldarius:
- a CDS encoding methyl coenzyme M reductase subunit alpha: MDEKILDDFKRIFKEEDPTKRETQFYNFGGRTQSKAKREFIESAKRIAETRGIPGYQGDREDFGVPLGSRYLEPYHIAGTDTFCEMDDIHQINNAAIQQMGDDIKRTAINGLDLPHRVLQQKVGIAVTPETINRYLEAVNHSIVGGALAQEHMAEINPNMSKDGYAKIITGDDELVDRIDSRFVIDINKEYPKEMAEKLKSKIGNHLYQVARIPTIGVRIADGSVVHRWNGNQSALAFVSTYNLGGGSILAEFSLTVKHMAYMLIGTPTWPRRGPRGANEPIGIPNGYIGDFCQADAVNDDPVHYCMEAMAVSGAIYGLYWFSSYVVGGIGGPNTFASPFTSELLTDFTYHISDWVKEKYGGYVACKPSFDVIREVTEEVNFYAMEQYDKYPLLLEHHWGGVIRILNLNAASAIGVGFATGNSTAASIANYYSGGFLQKEAWGRNNVGVGDAAEQLNIPNSVSIRPEEGVIPELKSPNIPEDSYSASHFVSLPAASFSAHRARGDAWCLSPLVKVAFADPSLTFDFKHVREEIAKGARREFVPSGMRDPITPEGR, translated from the coding sequence ATGGATGAGAAGATACTTGACGACTTCAAGCGAATATTCAAGGAGGAAGATCCAACCAAAAGGGAGACCCAGTTCTATAACTTTGGCGGGAGAACGCAATCAAAGGCCAAGCGTGAATTCATCGAATCAGCAAAGCGCATCGCAGAAACGCGTGGTATTCCGGGTTATCAGGGAGATCGGGAGGATTTTGGTGTCCCGCTTGGATCGAGATATCTTGAGCCATATCATATCGCAGGAACAGATACGTTCTGTGAAATGGACGACATCCATCAGATCAACAATGCAGCAATCCAGCAGATGGGGGATGACATCAAGCGAACTGCGATAAACGGGCTTGACCTGCCGCACAGGGTGCTCCAGCAGAAGGTTGGTATAGCGGTCACACCTGAGACGATAAACCGCTACCTTGAAGCTGTAAATCACTCAATTGTTGGCGGGGCACTCGCACAGGAACATATGGCAGAGATAAATCCCAACATGAGCAAGGATGGTTATGCAAAGATTATAACAGGCGATGACGAGCTCGTGGACAGAATCGATAGTCGATTTGTGATTGATATCAACAAGGAATACCCCAAAGAAATGGCAGAGAAGCTTAAAAGCAAGATCGGTAATCATCTCTATCAGGTCGCAAGGATACCCACAATTGGGGTCAGGATCGCTGATGGTTCAGTTGTCCATCGCTGGAATGGAAATCAGAGCGCACTCGCATTTGTTTCAACATACAACCTCGGAGGCGGCTCGATACTCGCTGAATTTTCACTCACCGTGAAGCACATGGCATACATGCTCATCGGAACGCCCACATGGCCCCGTAGAGGTCCAAGAGGTGCGAACGAACCGATTGGAATACCAAATGGATATATCGGTGACTTCTGTCAGGCAGATGCGGTGAACGACGACCCTGTTCATTACTGTATGGAGGCCATGGCAGTAAGCGGCGCTATCTATGGTCTGTACTGGTTTAGTAGCTATGTGGTTGGTGGGATCGGCGGTCCAAATACCTTTGCGTCACCCTTCACAAGCGAGCTCCTGACTGATTTTACATACCATATCTCAGACTGGGTGAAGGAGAAGTACGGCGGATATGTTGCCTGTAAACCATCTTTTGATGTGATAAGGGAGGTTACAGAAGAGGTGAACTTCTATGCAATGGAGCAGTACGATAAGTACCCCCTTCTCCTTGAGCACCACTGGGGAGGCGTCATCAGAATCCTGAACCTCAATGCTGCATCTGCTATTGGGGTCGGGTTTGCAACAGGCAACTCAACAGCAGCCAGTATCGCGAACTATTACTCAGGCGGATTCCTGCAGAAGGAGGCATGGGGAAGGAATAATGTTGGAGTGGGTGATGCTGCAGAACAGCTCAATATCCCAAACAGCGTTTCTATACGACCAGAAGAGGGCGTAATTCCGGAACTGAAGAGTCCAAACATCCCCGAAGATTCATATTCAGCATCGCACTTTGTCTCGCTTCCTGCAGCATCTTTCTCGGCACATCGTGCGAGGGGGGATGCATGGTGCTTGAGTCCACTTGTGAAGGTTGCGTTTGCAGACCCCTCACTCACCTTCGACTTCAAGCATGTGCGTGAAGAGATCGCAAAGGGTGCACGTCGTGAGTTTGTACCATCTGGAATGCGCGATCCAATTACACCGGAGGGGCGATAA
- a CDS encoding methyl coenzyme M reductase subunit gamma, which translates to MDEKKANRYPGNDPVGARRRELLSPESKFKRLREISDNDLVLLLGHRNPGEEYGSAHPPLDELEQKDDPIADLIEPSAGARAGDRIKYLQMTDSVYYSPSAPTFRGRMYHVRYPGIDTIVYSGRQLMETRERDLELYTRELMETELFDAARTSMRAITVHGSSLRLDENGLMFDARRRTRYDPETGEVSYVKNQMAIPMDRAVNLGKPMDEEELISISVRYGGASIPYRDAKELWKLTGKILEQHVVGGFNPTKIERR; encoded by the coding sequence ATGGATGAAAAGAAAGCAAACAGGTATCCGGGTAATGATCCTGTTGGAGCACGGAGAAGGGAACTGCTCAGTCCAGAATCGAAGTTCAAACGTCTCAGAGAGATCTCTGATAATGATTTAGTCCTGCTGCTTGGGCACAGAAACCCCGGTGAGGAGTACGGCTCAGCACACCCGCCACTTGATGAACTGGAACAAAAAGATGACCCGATAGCAGATCTCATTGAACCGTCGGCTGGAGCGAGAGCAGGTGACCGGATCAAGTACCTTCAGATGACAGATTCTGTCTACTACTCACCTTCAGCACCCACCTTCAGGGGCAGGATGTATCACGTCAGATACCCGGGGATCGATACAATTGTCTATTCTGGAAGACAGCTCATGGAAACCCGGGAGCGAGATCTTGAGCTCTATACACGGGAGTTGATGGAGACCGAATTATTTGACGCTGCAAGGACATCGATGCGCGCAATAACCGTGCACGGATCATCATTGCGACTTGATGAGAACGGGCTGATGTTTGATGCAAGGCGAAGAACAAGGTATGATCCCGAGACAGGTGAAGTGAGTTATGTGAAGAACCAGATGGCAATACCGATGGATCGAGCTGTAAATCTTGGAAAGCCGATGGACGAGGAAGAACTGATCTCAATCTCGGTAAGGTATGGTGGGGCAAGTATACCTTACAGAGATGCAAAAGAGCTCTGGAAGCTCACAGGCAAGATTCTTGAGCAGCATGTTGTGGGTGGCTTCAATCCCACAAAAATTGAGAGACGATAG
- a CDS encoding membrane protein codes for MDLLLSLFLLILYLLFIGFIIIYVSSFAGILFMLLVPLIGVMIAPEEMAGFLSYELFAIMDGAISMRNIHILLAFWAAFLSIVIYTEFLGWYMAHISASGSGSSDIEFPEDENFEARIEVDNDSLEVGEPLICRIIIKSGLFKAVLVRIEAKIDDVPVDTIGDEWIRCDIEHEIAVIRPEVAGRGELCLFTSPPGFSSGPVAKTSFTIRKNEEKEIETEEQSDFALSIPGGTNLDGLEEMKKIVEEWHEWKNELPSTASTPGDPALDQLCQMIDIYQDLLAIIAKYMNEGENFLESQLKDHLDITPDSLALTDLEKLAECAGRSASLLIGRDRAMDLKNDILDLCSHYIERNKTWGVV; via the coding sequence ATGGATCTTCTACTCTCGCTATTTCTCCTGATCCTGTATCTTCTTTTTATTGGGTTTATCATCATCTATGTCTCATCATTTGCAGGCATTCTTTTCATGTTGCTGGTACCACTCATCGGAGTTATGATCGCACCCGAAGAGATGGCGGGATTCCTCTCATATGAACTTTTTGCAATCATGGATGGCGCGATCTCGATGCGTAACATTCACATACTTCTTGCGTTCTGGGCTGCATTTTTATCTATTGTCATCTATACCGAGTTTTTGGGCTGGTATATGGCGCACATTTCCGCCTCTGGATCTGGATCGAGTGATATAGAGTTTCCTGAAGATGAGAATTTTGAGGCGCGTATTGAAGTGGACAATGATTCGCTTGAAGTTGGAGAACCACTCATCTGCAGGATCATCATCAAATCTGGACTGTTCAAGGCGGTACTTGTTCGTATTGAAGCGAAGATAGATGATGTGCCTGTTGATACCATCGGTGATGAATGGATCAGGTGCGATATCGAGCATGAGATCGCGGTTATAAGACCCGAAGTTGCTGGAAGAGGCGAGCTGTGTCTCTTCACATCGCCACCAGGCTTCAGTTCAGGACCGGTGGCTAAAACAAGCTTTACAATAAGGAAGAACGAGGAGAAAGAGATTGAAACCGAAGAGCAATCGGATTTTGCGCTTAGCATACCCGGCGGTACCAACCTGGATGGCCTCGAGGAGATGAAAAAGATTGTAGAGGAGTGGCATGAATGGAAAAATGAACTACCGTCCACTGCATCCACACCGGGTGATCCAGCACTGGATCAACTCTGCCAGATGATTGATATATACCAGGATCTGCTTGCAATCATTGCAAAATACATGAACGAAGGGGAAAACTTCCTTGAAAGCCAGCTCAAAGACCATCTTGACATAACACCTGACTCACTCGCCCTCACCGATCTGGAGAAACTTGCCGAGTGTGCAGGTCGCTCTGCAAGTCTGCTCATTGGGAGAGATAGGGCGATGGATCTAAAAAACGATATTCTGGATCTTTGCTCACATTACATCGAAAGAAATAAGACGTGGGGTGTTGTCTGA
- a CDS encoding rRNA adenine dimethylase, whose protein sequence is MSRTRRSKLGQHTLLDDAILDRIVEYGEVARKDRVLEIGAGTGNLTARLIERSDTVYAIEIDPELSRMIKARCPGAFIINANALKIELPEFDKVISNLPYSISSNITLKLLRSEFKLGILIYQSEFIQRMRAKPGEKRYGRIAVSVQAFSDIDVLEKVPKSAFYPVPAVHSAIIRLTPHNKYNIKDKALFLDFVRWLFSNRRKHVKKTLRMAGIDPVGTGLEKLLDMRPDELEVPQILEIYEKVIYGADCKFIRIR, encoded by the coding sequence ATGTCCAGGACGAGGAGATCTAAGCTGGGACAGCATACCCTTCTTGATGATGCGATTCTGGATCGGATCGTTGAGTACGGTGAAGTTGCGAGAAAGGATCGGGTACTTGAGATCGGTGCGGGAACTGGAAATCTTACAGCTCGCCTTATTGAACGGTCGGATACGGTGTACGCGATCGAGATTGATCCTGAGCTATCAAGAATGATTAAGGCGAGATGTCCAGGTGCATTCATTATAAACGCAAATGCGCTTAAGATCGAGCTTCCTGAATTTGATAAGGTCATATCAAATCTGCCCTATTCAATTTCATCCAATATTACGCTAAAACTCCTCAGATCAGAGTTTAAACTTGGAATTTTGATCTATCAGTCAGAGTTTATTCAGCGAATGAGAGCAAAACCAGGAGAAAAGAGGTATGGGAGGATTGCAGTCTCTGTTCAGGCGTTTTCAGATATTGATGTGCTTGAAAAGGTTCCAAAGAGTGCATTCTATCCTGTGCCAGCTGTTCATTCAGCCATCATCCGACTCACACCCCACAACAAGTATAATATCAAGGATAAAGCCCTCTTTTTAGATTTTGTAAGATGGCTATTCTCAAACCGCAGAAAACATGTAAAAAAGACGCTCAGGATGGCGGGAATTGATCCTGTTGGCACAGGTCTCGAAAAATTACTTGATATGCGCCCCGATGAACTTGAAGTGCCTCAAATTCTTGAAATTTATGAAAAAGTGATTTATGGGGCGGATTGTAAGTTCATTCGTATTCGCTAA
- a CDS encoding Dihydropteroate synthase-related protein synthase-related protein, translating into MKTLVITGRRATEIVRNYVGDLAEVAVADVDVAALLTPQILYRLLKKIDLSDYDLILLPGNVTSNFSELEREFGVKIRLGTRYAHDLPDLLANIDEIELSDSVPARRSSERDFETIKKELLELEATGVPEFMIRGVKIGGNTSMKVMAEIVDATLLRDEELEQEIRYFESEGADIIDLGVTLDAEVDDVKRILAVAKSVTELPVSLDTMEPALIEAGISSGADLILSLDRENIEAVGEDIAKAEISAVVISRSGVDELFEVIDIARSLGIDKIVADPILSPVGEGIARSIHDYYRFREIDKSTPLFFGVGNVTELIDADSVGINAVLAGIGMELGIGILFAPEASRKTMGSVNELVKASMMMQLASKRQSPPKDLGIDLFVAKEKRKREGVLIEELDDVVTVTEKQEWKSDPLGYFRIAVQKGMIYLEHNMPDGRVEIIRGLKAKEIIAYLAKTGKISMIDHAGYLGVELAKAELAIRLRRSYVQDEEI; encoded by the coding sequence ATGAAAACCCTTGTCATAACAGGAAGACGAGCAACCGAGATTGTCAGGAACTATGTTGGAGATCTGGCTGAGGTAGCGGTTGCAGATGTGGATGTTGCAGCGCTCCTGACACCCCAAATACTTTACAGACTGCTTAAAAAGATTGATCTCTCAGATTACGATTTGATACTGCTCCCTGGAAACGTCACATCCAATTTTAGTGAGCTGGAGAGAGAGTTTGGAGTTAAAATAAGACTTGGTACAAGATACGCCCATGATTTACCAGATCTGCTCGCGAATATTGATGAAATTGAACTTTCAGACTCTGTTCCAGCGCGCAGGTCATCTGAAAGAGACTTTGAAACAATAAAGAAAGAGCTTCTCGAGCTTGAAGCTACGGGTGTACCTGAATTCATGATAAGGGGTGTTAAGATCGGAGGAAATACCTCGATGAAGGTGATGGCCGAGATCGTGGATGCAACGTTACTCCGAGATGAGGAACTTGAGCAGGAGATCAGATACTTTGAATCAGAGGGCGCCGATATCATCGATCTTGGTGTCACACTTGATGCAGAAGTGGACGATGTAAAACGCATCCTTGCGGTTGCAAAATCCGTGACAGAGCTTCCTGTAAGTCTTGATACAATGGAGCCAGCGCTCATTGAGGCAGGAATCAGTTCGGGCGCTGATCTTATCCTGAGCCTTGACAGAGAGAATATCGAAGCAGTCGGAGAAGATATCGCAAAAGCAGAGATATCTGCGGTTGTAATATCAAGAAGTGGCGTTGATGAACTTTTTGAGGTAATTGATATAGCACGATCGCTTGGAATTGATAAGATAGTTGCAGATCCGATCCTTTCACCGGTTGGAGAGGGCATCGCGCGCTCGATCCATGACTACTACCGTTTCAGAGAGATCGATAAATCAACACCGCTATTTTTTGGGGTTGGGAATGTAACAGAACTTATTGATGCAGATTCTGTCGGGATAAATGCTGTTCTTGCAGGAATAGGAATGGAACTCGGCATTGGAATACTCTTTGCACCAGAGGCAAGTAGAAAAACCATGGGAAGCGTAAATGAACTTGTCAAAGCATCGATGATGATGCAGCTCGCATCAAAAAGACAGTCTCCACCAAAAGATCTTGGAATCGACCTCTTTGTTGCAAAAGAGAAGCGTAAACGCGAGGGTGTCCTGATCGAAGAGCTGGATGATGTGGTAACAGTTACAGAAAAGCAGGAGTGGAAATCAGATCCACTCGGCTACTTCAGGATAGCGGTGCAGAAAGGAATGATATATCTTGAGCACAACATGCCAGATGGGAGAGTTGAGATTATACGGGGTCTGAAGGCGAAGGAAATTATCGCATATCTTGCTAAAACAGGCAAAATCTCGATGATCGATCATGCAGGTTATCTTGGAGTTGAACTTGCAAAAGCAGAACTTGCGATCAGGCTTAGAAGGAGCTATGTCCAGGACGAGGAGATCTAA
- a CDS encoding S-adenosylmethionine synthetase, which produces MRNIQVEAIHQLPIELQEIELVERKGIGHPDSICDGIAEAVSRALCNEYKKRYGMILHHNTDEVAIVAGRSRPAFGGGEIITPSYILLNGRATKWAGDEEVPVDVIALRAAKSYLQESIHNLNPETDVVIDCKIGEGSYDLVEIFDSRDRVPLANDTSFGVGHAPFSEVENIVYNIEREMVNNLSKREKAVGEDIKVMGLRVKDKITVTIADAFVSRYVDDIDHYVAIRDEIATFAKDVASSYTDREIEVFVNVGDDIENGSIYLTVTGLSAEMGDDGSVGRGNRANGLITPNRSMSLEATSGKNPVNHVGKIYNLLTTQIANEAIEKIADLQEISVRILSQIGQPIDNPLVANAQIIPKNGVSVDDIAPAITRIIDDWLERVTEITELVSEGKITTF; this is translated from the coding sequence ATGCGAAATATCCAGGTTGAGGCGATACATCAGCTTCCGATCGAACTTCAGGAGATCGAGCTTGTTGAGAGAAAAGGTATTGGACACCCAGATTCGATCTGCGATGGGATTGCAGAAGCTGTAAGCCGTGCGCTGTGCAATGAGTACAAGAAGCGATATGGCATGATACTCCACCACAACACCGATGAGGTGGCGATTGTTGCAGGCAGGTCCAGACCAGCCTTTGGTGGTGGTGAGATCATCACCCCTAGCTATATTCTTCTAAATGGAAGAGCGACAAAATGGGCTGGTGACGAAGAGGTGCCTGTCGATGTCATCGCATTGAGGGCTGCAAAATCATATCTTCAGGAGAGTATCCATAACCTCAACCCTGAGACGGATGTGGTGATCGACTGTAAGATCGGGGAAGGTTCATACGATCTTGTTGAGATATTTGACTCCAGAGACAGGGTACCGCTTGCAAATGACACCTCCTTTGGTGTGGGGCATGCACCTTTCTCTGAGGTTGAGAATATCGTCTACAACATCGAAAGAGAGATGGTGAATAATCTCAGTAAGCGCGAGAAGGCGGTAGGCGAGGATATAAAGGTGATGGGACTGAGAGTGAAGGATAAGATTACTGTCACGATCGCAGATGCTTTTGTCTCGAGATATGTCGATGATATCGATCATTACGTCGCGATACGGGATGAAATTGCCACCTTTGCAAAGGATGTTGCGTCATCATACACAGATCGTGAAATTGAGGTATTTGTAAACGTTGGGGATGACATTGAGAATGGATCAATATACCTCACCGTGACAGGGCTCTCAGCAGAGATGGGGGATGATGGTTCAGTTGGGAGAGGAAATCGTGCGAATGGACTCATCACACCAAACAGATCGATGAGTCTCGAGGCAACATCAGGTAAGAACCCGGTGAACCACGTTGGAAAGATCTACAACCTGCTCACAACCCAGATCGCAAATGAGGCTATAGAGAAGATCGCAGACCTTCAGGAGATATCAGTCAGAATTCTCTCACAGATTGGTCAGCCGATCGATAATCCACTGGTTGCAAACGCCCAGATCATCCCGAAGAATGGGGTGAGTGTTGATGATATTGCGCCTGCGATAACCAGGATCATCGATGATTGGCTTGAGCGAGTTACAGAGATCACAGAACTTGTATCAGAAGGGAAGATTACGACGTTTTAA